One Pectobacterium colocasium DNA segment encodes these proteins:
- the sufA gene encoding Fe-S cluster assembly scaffold SufA, translated as MQAENVGTFSLDENVWQGLTLTESAVKQIKNLMKQDEAVQGLRLSVKQSGCAGFGYVLDLVQEFETDDLVFERDGAKLYVPLKAMPFIDGTELDFVREGLNQIFKFNNPRAQHACGCGESFGI; from the coding sequence ATGCAAGCGGAAAATGTAGGGACGTTTTCACTGGATGAAAATGTCTGGCAAGGATTGACGCTGACAGAAAGCGCCGTGAAGCAGATTAAGAATCTGATGAAGCAGGATGAGGCCGTGCAAGGACTGCGGCTCAGCGTTAAACAATCCGGCTGTGCGGGATTCGGCTATGTGCTGGATCTGGTACAGGAGTTCGAAACCGACGATCTGGTCTTCGAACGTGATGGTGCAAAACTGTATGTCCCACTGAAAGCGATGCCTTTCATTGACGGCACAGAACTCGATTTCGTCCGGGAAGGGCTGAATCAGATATTCAAGTTTAATAATCCCAGAGCGCAACATGCTTGTGGATGTGGCGAAAGCTTTGGCATTTAA
- the menI gene encoding 1,4-dihydroxy-2-naphthoyl-CoA hydrolase, protein MLWKRQVTLEQLNRQSQACMVGHVGIRYTHIADDVLEAVMPVDARTRQPFGLLHGGASVVLAESLGSVAGYLCSEGDQQVVGLEINANHLRAVREGEVRGVCRALHVGRRSQVWQIEIFDNQNRLCCISRLTTSVITP, encoded by the coding sequence ATGCTATGGAAACGACAGGTTACGCTTGAGCAACTTAATCGACAGAGTCAGGCGTGCATGGTGGGCCATGTCGGTATTCGCTATACCCATATTGCAGATGATGTTCTGGAAGCCGTGATGCCAGTGGATGCACGCACGCGTCAGCCGTTTGGCTTACTGCACGGCGGTGCGTCCGTTGTGCTGGCGGAATCGTTGGGGTCGGTGGCGGGCTATTTGTGCTCAGAGGGCGATCAGCAGGTGGTAGGGCTTGAAATCAATGCCAATCACCTGCGAGCTGTGCGCGAAGGCGAAGTACGTGGCGTGTGCCGCGCGCTGCACGTTGGCCGCCGTAGTCAGGTATGGCAGATTGAGATTTTTGATAATCAGAATCGCCTGTGCTGCATTTCTCGCCTGACAACATCGGTTATTACGCCGTAA
- the ydiJ gene encoding D-2-hydroxyglutarate dehydrogenase YdiJ produces MIPQIMQSPGLVQPVLNFLEALKKNGFTGDTATNYADRLTMATDNSIYQLLPDAVVFPRSTADVAILSRLAGEERFSGLTFTPRGGGTGTNGQALNRGIVVDMSRYMNRILEINPEQGWVRVEAGVIKDQLNQYLKPYGYFFAPELSTSNRATLGGMINTDASGQGSLVYGKTSDHVLGLRAILLGGEMLDTHAMPVALAEKLALEDSSIGRIYHTVLHRCREQRALIIDKFPKLNRFLTGYDLRHVLSDDLQTFDLTRILTGAEGTLAFITEAKLDITPLPKIRRLVNIKYDSFNSALRNAPFMVEAKALSVETVDSKVLNLAREDIVWHSVSELITDVPNQEMLGLNIVEFAGDDDALINGQVDALCQGLDTLLASGEGGVIGYQTCNDLAGIERIYAMRKKAVGLLGNSKGQAKPIPFAEDTCVPPQHLADYIEEFRALLDSHNLTYGMFGHVDAGVLHVRPALDMCDPQQEMLMKQLSDQIVALTAKYGGLLWGEHGKGFRAEYSPEFFGPELYAELRRIKAAFDPDNRLNPGKICAPLDVDAPMMKVDAVKRGTFDRTIPLTVRTAFRGAMECNGNGLCFNFDARSPMCPSMKISGNRIHSPKGRATLVREWLRLLAEQGVDPVALEKALPQQKLSLRAFIQKTRNTWQAKQGDYDFSHEVKEAMSGCLACKACSTQCPIKIDVPGFRSRFLQLYHTRYLRPVRDYLVAGVESYAPLMARSPKTFNFFLKMPLLNNLSRSQIGMVDLPLLSSPSLRQQFAGHSGVNTTLEQLEQLPEAARQQYVLIVQDPFTSYYDAQVVADFVHLIEKLKLKPVLLPFSPNGKAQHIKGFLQRFAKTASKTADFLNRVAKLGMPMVGVDPALVLCYRDEYREILGEKRGDFQVQLVHEWLVTALADSTPQPATGESWYLLGHCTETTALPISTKQWSDIFSRFGARLENVSVGCCGMAGTYGHETKNLANSQGIYALSWQQVLQKLPQKRCLTTGYSCRSQVKRMEGRALRHPLQALLEII; encoded by the coding sequence ATGATCCCACAGATCATGCAATCTCCCGGGCTGGTTCAGCCGGTGCTTAATTTTTTGGAAGCATTGAAGAAAAATGGGTTTACGGGTGATACGGCGACCAACTATGCCGATCGTCTGACGATGGCAACGGATAACAGCATCTATCAGCTTTTGCCGGATGCGGTGGTTTTTCCCCGTTCTACCGCCGATGTCGCGATTTTATCGCGGCTGGCGGGCGAGGAACGTTTTTCAGGGCTGACCTTTACCCCGCGCGGAGGTGGGACGGGAACGAACGGACAGGCCCTGAATCGCGGCATCGTGGTCGATATGTCGCGTTATATGAACCGTATTCTGGAAATTAACCCTGAACAGGGGTGGGTGCGCGTCGAGGCTGGTGTCATTAAAGATCAGCTTAACCAGTACCTGAAGCCTTATGGCTATTTCTTTGCGCCAGAGCTGTCGACCAGTAACCGGGCGACGCTGGGCGGCATGATCAATACCGATGCATCGGGACAAGGCTCGCTGGTGTACGGCAAAACCTCAGACCATGTGCTGGGGCTGCGTGCGATATTGCTGGGCGGCGAGATGCTGGATACGCATGCGATGCCGGTCGCGCTGGCAGAGAAGCTGGCGTTAGAAGATTCCTCTATCGGTCGCATTTACCATACGGTGCTGCACCGCTGTCGCGAACAGCGCGCGTTAATCATCGACAAATTCCCTAAGCTGAATCGTTTTCTGACGGGTTACGACCTGCGTCATGTGCTCAGCGACGATCTCCAGACCTTCGACCTGACGCGAATTCTGACCGGTGCTGAAGGTACGCTGGCCTTTATCACCGAAGCGAAGCTCGATATCACGCCGTTGCCAAAGATTCGCCGTCTGGTGAATATCAAATATGACTCCTTTAACTCAGCGCTGCGCAATGCGCCGTTCATGGTGGAAGCGAAGGCGCTGTCGGTTGAAACCGTGGACTCTAAGGTATTAAACCTTGCCCGCGAGGATATCGTCTGGCATTCCGTTAGCGAATTGATTACCGATGTGCCTAATCAGGAAATGCTTGGCCTGAATATCGTTGAGTTTGCGGGTGATGATGACGCGCTGATTAACGGGCAGGTCGACGCGCTCTGTCAGGGGCTGGATACGCTGCTGGCGAGCGGAGAAGGCGGGGTCATTGGTTATCAAACCTGTAACGATCTGGCCGGCATCGAACGTATTTACGCCATGCGGAAAAAAGCTGTAGGCCTGCTGGGCAACAGTAAAGGGCAGGCGAAGCCGATTCCATTCGCGGAAGATACCTGCGTGCCGCCACAGCATCTGGCTGATTACATTGAAGAATTCCGCGCATTGCTGGATAGCCATAACCTGACGTACGGTATGTTCGGTCATGTAGACGCCGGGGTGCTGCACGTCCGCCCGGCGCTGGACATGTGCGACCCGCAGCAGGAAATGCTGATGAAACAGCTTTCCGACCAGATTGTCGCGCTGACGGCTAAATATGGCGGCCTGCTGTGGGGGGAACACGGCAAAGGCTTCCGCGCCGAGTACAGCCCTGAATTTTTTGGACCGGAGCTGTATGCCGAACTGCGCCGCATCAAAGCGGCGTTCGATCCAGATAACCGACTTAATCCCGGGAAGATTTGTGCGCCGCTGGACGTGGATGCGCCGATGATGAAAGTCGATGCGGTCAAGCGCGGCACGTTCGACCGCACCATCCCGCTGACGGTACGTACGGCGTTCCGTGGCGCGATGGAATGTAACGGTAACGGGTTGTGCTTTAACTTTGATGCGCGTAGCCCCATGTGCCCGTCGATGAAAATCAGCGGCAACCGTATTCATTCGCCGAAAGGTCGTGCGACGCTGGTGCGTGAATGGTTACGCCTGCTGGCGGAGCAGGGCGTCGATCCGGTGGCGCTGGAGAAGGCATTGCCGCAGCAGAAACTCAGCCTGCGGGCGTTTATCCAGAAAACCCGTAATACCTGGCAGGCGAAGCAGGGGGATTACGATTTTTCCCACGAAGTCAAAGAGGCGATGTCGGGCTGTCTGGCGTGTAAAGCCTGTTCAACGCAGTGCCCTATCAAAATTGACGTGCCCGGTTTCCGTTCCCGCTTCCTACAGCTTTATCACACGCGCTATCTGCGTCCGGTTCGTGACTATCTGGTTGCGGGCGTTGAAAGCTATGCACCGCTGATGGCGCGCAGTCCGAAGACGTTTAACTTCTTCCTGAAAATGCCGCTGCTGAATAATCTGAGCCGCAGCCAGATCGGCATGGTCGATTTACCCTTGTTGTCATCCCCGTCGCTGCGTCAGCAGTTTGCCGGGCATAGCGGCGTTAACACCACGCTGGAACAGCTGGAACAGTTGCCGGAAGCAGCGCGCCAGCAGTACGTGTTAATCGTGCAGGATCCGTTTACCAGCTATTACGATGCGCAAGTGGTGGCAGATTTCGTCCATCTGATCGAAAAACTGAAGCTGAAACCAGTACTGTTACCGTTCTCGCCAAACGGGAAAGCACAGCATATTAAGGGTTTCTTGCAGCGTTTTGCCAAAACAGCGTCAAAGACGGCTGATTTCCTGAACCGCGTGGCTAAACTGGGGATGCCGATGGTAGGCGTCGATCCGGCGTTGGTACTGTGCTATCGCGATGAATACCGTGAAATCCTGGGTGAGAAACGCGGTGATTTCCAGGTGCAACTGGTGCATGAATGGCTGGTGACGGCACTGGCCGACAGCACGCCGCAGCCTGCCACTGGCGAATCCTGGTATCTGTTAGGGCACTGTACGGAAACCACGGCGCTGCCTATCAGCACGAAACAGTGGTCCGACATTTTCTCGCGCTTTGGTGCCAGACTGGAGAATGTCAGCGTCGGATGCTGCGGCATGGCGGGAACCTACGGTCATGAAACCAAGAACCTCGCCAACTCGCAGGGTATTTATGCGCTATCCTGGCAACAGGTGTTACAGAAATTACCCCAGAAACGCTGCCTGACCACCGGCTATTCATGCCGCAGTCAGGTGAAACGTATGGAAGGCCGCGCACTACGCCATCCGCTACAGGCCCTGCTGGAGATTATCTGA
- the ydiK gene encoding AI-2E family transporter YdiK has translation MSKHSQPPRFDLARILFSLAFITIMIIACFWVVQPFILGFAWACMVVIATWPVLIKFQALLWGRRSLAVIVMTLLLILLFIVPIAVLVSSVVDNSSALMSWGARQENFSPPTLEWLTSIPFVGEKLFNSWQTLLQSGGSGLFAKVQPYFGKTATWLVAQAANIGRFLMHCSLMLIFSALLYYKGEAVARAVRHFAIRLGKERGDAAVILAAQSIRAVALGVVVTAIVQSVLGGIGLGLSGIPHTTLLTVLMFLSCLAQLGPLPVLIPAIIWLYWTGDATWGTVLLVWSCVVGTIDNVIRPVLIRMGADLPMLLILSGVIGGLLAFGMIGLFIGPVVLAVSYRLLFAWMREIPEPQSILSVNTSSKPNKQ, from the coding sequence TTGAGCAAACATTCTCAGCCGCCACGATTTGATCTGGCCAGAATCCTGTTCAGTCTGGCGTTTATTACCATCATGATAATTGCCTGTTTTTGGGTGGTTCAGCCTTTCATTCTGGGGTTCGCCTGGGCGTGTATGGTGGTGATTGCCACCTGGCCAGTGCTGATTAAGTTTCAGGCGCTATTGTGGGGGCGACGTTCTCTGGCCGTGATCGTCATGACGCTACTGCTTATTCTGCTATTTATTGTCCCGATTGCCGTTCTTGTTAGCAGCGTAGTGGATAACAGCTCAGCGTTAATGAGTTGGGGAGCCCGACAGGAAAACTTTTCACCACCGACACTCGAGTGGCTGACGTCTATTCCTTTCGTCGGTGAAAAATTATTCAACAGTTGGCAGACATTGTTGCAAAGCGGCGGTAGCGGTCTGTTCGCCAAAGTGCAACCCTATTTTGGTAAAACGGCGACCTGGTTAGTGGCACAAGCGGCCAATATCGGTCGCTTTCTGATGCATTGCTCCCTGATGCTGATCTTCAGTGCCCTGCTGTATTACAAAGGGGAAGCCGTGGCGAGAGCCGTGCGACATTTCGCTATCCGGCTGGGGAAAGAGCGTGGCGATGCCGCTGTCATTCTGGCAGCACAGTCGATTCGCGCTGTCGCACTAGGCGTGGTGGTTACCGCTATCGTGCAGTCGGTGTTGGGCGGAATTGGGCTGGGGCTGTCCGGTATTCCCCATACCACACTACTGACTGTACTGATGTTTCTGTCTTGTCTGGCGCAATTGGGGCCACTTCCGGTACTGATTCCTGCCATTATCTGGCTATATTGGACGGGTGATGCCACCTGGGGCACAGTTTTGCTGGTCTGGAGCTGCGTCGTTGGCACTATCGATAACGTGATCCGCCCAGTATTGATCAGGATGGGAGCCGATCTTCCTATGCTGCTGATTCTTTCCGGCGTAATTGGCGGATTGCTGGCCTTTGGCATGATAGGGCTATTCATTGGCCCGGTCGTCCTTGCCGTTTCTTATCGTCTGCTGTTTGCCTGGATGCGTGAAATCCCCGAACCGCAGAGCATCCTCTCCGTTAATACGTCCAGCAAACCCAATAAACAATAA
- the apbE gene encoding FAD:protein FMN transferase ApbE — protein sequence MTPLAAKRLLLCGLFSLLTACDNPTPTAQRPLLTIEGKTMGTFYSVKISGDITEDKTQLQREIDALLEQANNDISTYRDDSVLSRFNQYRGTEPQPISNGMADIILAALRIGKATHGAMDITVGPLVNLWGFGPQKQPTRIPSQQQIDLARQNVGLRHLKLIGDEKGEWIQKDLPDLYVDLSTLGEGYGADVLAQLMTRKGITNYLVSVGGAISSRGVNAEGTPWRVAIQKPTDQENAVQAAVNLQGYAISTSGSYRNYFEQDNKRYSHVIDPETGRPITHHLVSATVIAPTALEADGWDTGLMVLGTEKALKLAEQQGLAVYLITKTDKGFSAVMTPQFKSFLIAAP from the coding sequence ATGACGCCTCTCGCCGCGAAGAGATTACTACTCTGTGGCTTATTCAGCCTTCTGACCGCCTGCGACAATCCAACACCGACGGCACAGCGCCCCTTGTTAACCATCGAAGGTAAAACGATGGGGACGTTTTACAGCGTAAAAATTAGCGGCGACATCACCGAAGACAAAACGCAGTTGCAACGAGAAATCGATGCCTTGCTGGAGCAGGCCAATAATGACATCTCCACCTACCGTGACGATTCCGTGCTATCACGTTTTAATCAGTATCGGGGAACGGAGCCACAGCCTATCAGCAACGGCATGGCGGATATCATTCTGGCTGCGTTGCGTATCGGTAAAGCGACCCACGGCGCGATGGATATCACCGTCGGCCCGTTGGTTAACCTCTGGGGATTCGGCCCGCAGAAGCAGCCTACACGCATCCCCAGCCAACAGCAGATCGACTTAGCGCGGCAAAACGTTGGGTTGCGTCACCTGAAATTGATTGGCGATGAAAAAGGGGAATGGATTCAGAAGGATCTCCCGGATTTGTATGTCGACCTCTCCACGTTGGGTGAAGGGTACGGTGCGGACGTTCTTGCGCAGTTAATGACACGTAAAGGGATCACCAACTATCTGGTTTCCGTCGGCGGCGCGATTTCCAGCCGTGGCGTGAACGCCGAAGGGACGCCGTGGCGTGTAGCAATTCAGAAGCCAACCGACCAGGAAAATGCGGTACAGGCAGCGGTGAATTTGCAGGGTTATGCCATTAGCACCTCCGGCAGCTACCGAAATTATTTTGAGCAGGACAACAAGCGCTATTCTCACGTTATCGATCCCGAGACGGGCAGACCGATTACTCATCATCTGGTTTCCGCGACCGTGATTGCACCGACCGCACTGGAAGCCGATGGCTGGGATACCGGTTTGATGGTATTGGGCACGGAGAAAGCGTTAAAGCTGGCGGAACAGCAAGGGCTGGCGGTTTATCTGATTACCAAAACGGATAAGGGCTTTAGCGCGGTAATGACGCCGCAGTTTAAATCCTTCCTGATTGCGGCACCGTGA